A genome region from Euphorbia lathyris chromosome 4, ddEupLath1.1, whole genome shotgun sequence includes the following:
- the LOC136227228 gene encoding B3 domain-containing protein REM5-like has translation MRSFLWLGVKDRLLTNSDRHRRHLTDSGACSRCRGQVESLCHALRDCSKSKEVWQKVLPHHILPSFFTYLENDWFSNGVKGRLLASMEQEDILFAIICHHLWKWRNNEIFSEKTVFIQNLPEFFSKKLLTITGSFKGEPLANSTQNKEVHLIGWCRLKDGLVKLNTDGSCLNNGKIATSGVLRDAGGAWLSGFTHNLGLSSSFSAELWAEEVKPSTMASCSRKNNGRSLFKSDRPHFFKVILADSIPHQKLCIPRKFVKSFGDYLSNPVILKVPSGQKWKVDVVKCDGEIWLQKGWPEFAEFYSISHGSFLVFEYEKSESEFNVTIFDTSATEIEYPFNEEARVKSARTLKQCRPNDQAQVNRKTLTRAEKRKAVERATSNFQSQNPSFSIVMQPSYVYTSNAFEIPSRFARKYLKKNGDAILNTLDGRTWSIMYYTSTNSLSAATCRFNIFAWKCFAKDNELKVGDVCTFELLEYVDETIFRVVISRYSNLCTGNSKKSKEKESCSKQPKVSTDRPKRGRVAGNCNAKDTGKKMKLQNSVRTLKQDGPKGQVEESRS, from the exons AtgaggagtttcctgtggcttggagtcaaggacaggttgctgactaattcggatagacatAGACGACACTTGACGGATTCaggtgcttgcagtagatgcagaggccaagttgaatctttgtgccacgcccttagggactgctctaagagtaaggaggtttggCAGAAAGTTCTTCCGCACCACATTCTCCCCTCCTTCTTTACCTATCTtgagaatgactggttctccaatggggttaaaggtaggttactggctagcatggagcaggaagacattttatttgctattatctgccaccacctttggaagtggaggaacaaTGAGATCTTTAgtgagaagactgtttttattcagaacttacccgagttcttctctaaaaagctccttactattacggggagcttcaaaggggaaccccttgccaattctacccagaataaagaggttcacCTCATTGGTTGGTGTAGGCTGAAGGATGGGTTGGTGAAGTTGAACACAGATGGCTCATGTCTCAACAATGGAAAAATCGCGACTAGTGGCGTGCTCAGGGACGCGggaggtgcctggttgtctggattcacccataacctgggtttgagctcatccttttcagcggagctttggg CTGAAGAAGTGAAGCCTTCAACAATGGCTTCTTGCTCTAGGAAGAACAATGGGCGCTCACTGTTTAAATCAGATAGACCTCATTTCTTCAAGGTCATTCTTGCTGATTCCATACCTCATCAGAAACTG TGCATTCCAAGAAAATTTGTGAAAAGTTTTGGAGACTATCTTTCAAATCCAGTCATCTTAAAGGTCCCTTCTGGCCAAAAATGGAAAGTTGACGTTGTGAAATGTGATGGAGAGATTTGGCTGCAAAAGGGATGGCCAGAATTTGCTGAGTTCTACTCGATTTCTCATGGATCTTTTCTAGTATTTGAATATGAAAAGAGTGAGTCTGAATTCAATGTCACTATATTTGACACGAGTGCCACAGAGATAGAATATCCCTTCAATGAAGAAGCCAGAGTGAAATCTGCAAGAACATTGAAGCAATGTCGTCCTAATGATCAAGCTCAAGTAAATAGGAAAACACTGACAAGGGCAGAAAAAAGGAAGGCTGTTGAAAGAGCAACCTCCAATTTCCAATCTCAAAATCCTTCATTCTCCATTGTAATGCAGCCTTCTTATGTTTATACAAGCAATGCCTTT GAAATACCATCAAGGTTTGCTAGgaaatatctgaaaaagaatGGTGATGCCATTCTTAATACTTTGGATGGTAGAACTTGGTCTATTATGTACTATACTTCAACAAACTCTCTAAGTGCAGCAACCTGCAGATTTAACATTTTTGCTTGGAAATGTTTTGCAAAAGACAATGAATTGAAAGTAGGTGATGTTTGTACATTTGAACTTCTTGAATACGTGGACGAGACTATTTTTAGAGTTGTCATTTCCAGATATTCCAATCTTTGCACCG GTAATAGCAAGAAatcaaaagagaaagaaagttgCAGCAAACAACCAAAGGTTTCAACAGACCGTCCGAAACGTGGAAGAGTTGCAGGGAATTGTAATGCAAAGGATActgggaagaagatgaagttgCAGAATTCAGTAAGAACCTTGAAGCAAGATGGTCCTAAAGGACAAGTTGAAG AAAGTCGGTCTTAA
- the LOC136227230 gene encoding B3 domain-containing protein REM9-like: protein MQPSHVGGKYRLDIPSSFSKKYIKKRRGNVILNSIDEKTWSVEYADKKLNGIKVLTVVSRGWRKFVEDNHLDVGDVCVFELINHNATEFQVVICREKQDVKRNQPIGNKQPLNHKEVPNFKAINDIRDLNKFTTSNPYFKATLLPSYLEHHHINVPVSFVAKCKKQSIEKLLLKVGNKVWPVKFKSYPLKPKFRLSGGFTAFVKDNSLQVGDVCVFKLINGDTLLLNVTIFRKL from the exons ATGCAGCCTTCGCATGTAGGTGGAAAATATAGATTG GATATACCATCAAGTTTTTCCAAGAAATATATCAAGAAACGTCGAGGCAATGTAATTCTTAATTCTATCGATGAAAAAACTTGGTCCGTTGAATATGCTGATAAAAAACTCAATGGAATTAAAGTACTTACTGTGGTAAGTCGTGGTTGGAGGAAATTTGTAGAAGATAATCATTTGGACGTTGGTGATGTTTGTGTCTTTGAATTGATTAATCACAATGCAACCGAATTTCAAGTTGTAATTTGCAGAGAAAAGCAAGATGTGAAAAGAAATCAACCAATTG GAAACAAGCAGCCCTTGAACCATAAAGAAGTTCCAAACTTCAAAGCTATTAATGATATCAGAGATTTGAACAAATTTACCACATCGAACCCATACTTCAAAGCAACTCTTCTGCCAAGCTATCTTGAGCACCATCACATT AACGTCCCGGTGAGCTTTGTGGCGAAATGTAAGAAACAGAGCATAGAGAAGTTGTTGTTGAAGGTAGGAAACAAAGTGTGGCCGGTGAAATTTAAGAGCTACCCATTAAAGCCTAAGTTTCGATTGTCTGGCGGATTTACTGCATTTGTTAAGGACAATTCTCTTCAAGTTGGAGATGTTTGCGTATTTAAGTTGATTAATGGCGACACTCTGCTACTAAATGTCACCATTTTTCGGAAACTTTGA
- the LOC136227590 gene encoding B3 domain-containing protein Os03g0620500-like, with protein sequence MASYSNRNNEQFLFYFFKIILDDQGKMRLPRKFVRNYGHHLPSPVMLKVPTGAKWHVEIVKNGGEIWLQNGWREFADCYSIAHSTFLVFEYNKRNGDFNVTIFDKTATEINYPFSSGNLHEPNIVDEAENNDVSVEILDHLLPSRNTKVKPAISLLSRPNKKIKLGTSKKALNPQCPTGQVEGNRKQSIEKKSSSKEQKLSFSNPPEAAKKFSSSNLSFQQQIVPDCLKRGRLFLPKSFVKNIEQGTKAIMLEVNNRLWPVKLLIYSYGVKISGVLSVGWVAFARDNSLKLGDVCTFEMINNSDQTLQMKVSIRRDLDLCLPKVEDTTIEIPDNVLDHFSPSRKRKEKSTLSSSQPRKKMKKVENFTKNTWKEPKKENEGLVLQKQMVNKILKRKKPYLTLKEKTMEVQTQDSTLQSENPTFQITIQPSHLNRSKPDIPAGFARKYIKRNDGVAVLNVLDGKTWTVNYCRKQISGATRTRIMHSDWIKFVQGNHLGVGDTCTFELIDPDKSIFGVNISNLGKSKQPIGKESGARDSEPKKENEGLVHQKQMVKRMKPYLTLKENEGLVQTQGFTLQSENPTFQITVQPSHLNPNWSRLDIPAGFAREYIKSNNGVAVLNVLDGKTWTVNYCRKLISGTIRIMHSDWRKFVQGNHLQVGDTCTFELIDPDKSIFGVKISNLGKSRQSFSNPREAAQKVNPVFQAVMTSSHFKGGANVNVPRHFINNLGRVTRIGQLQFDNKLWTVTLLIYPHHAKSSFSSGWLSFARENSLKVGDVCSFELIDTQKLLIKVSISRNIIHV encoded by the exons ATGGCTTCTTACTCCAACAGAAACAATGAGCAATTTCTGTTTTACTTTTTCAAGATAATTCTTGATGATCAAGGGAAAATG AGGCTTCCAAGAAAATTTGTAAGAAATTATGGACATCATCTTCCAAGTCCAGTGATGTTAAAGGTTCCTACTGGTGCGAAATGGCACGTAGAGATTGTAAAAAATGGTGGTGAGATTTGGTTACAAAATGGATGGCGAGAATTCGCTGACTGTTATTCGATTGCTCATTCAACTTTTCTAGTATTTGAATATAATAAGAGGAATGGTGATTTCAATGTTACAATATTTGATAAGACTGCCACAGAGATAAACTATCCGTTTAGTTCTGGTAATCTTCATGAGCCGAATATAGTTGATGAAGCAGAAAATAATGACGTTTCTGTGGAAATATTGGATCACTTGTTGCCATCAAGAAATACAAAAGTGAAACCAGCAATATCACTGCTCTCTAGGCCTAATAAGAAGATAAAGCTGGGGACTTCTAAAAAAGCATTGAACCCACAGTGTCCTACAGGTCAAGTTGAAG GTAATAGAAAGCAATCAATAGAGAAAAAAAGTAGCAGCAAGGAACAAAAGCTTTCATTTTCAAATCCACCTGAAGCTGCCAAAAAGTTTAGCTCTTCAAATCTATCCTTCCAGCAACAAATTGTACCGGACTGTCTGAAACGCGGGAGATTG TTTCTACCCAAAAGTTTTGTTAAGAACATTGAGCAAGGAACAAAAGCCATAATGTTAGAGGTTAACAACAGATTGTGGCCTGTGAAGCTGCTGATTTATTCATATGGTGTCAAAATCAGCGGTGTACTGTCAGTAGGATGGGTTGCATTTGCAAGGGACAATTCTCTGAAACTCGGAGATGTTTGTACCTTTGAAATGATTAATAACAGTGATCAAACTCTACAGATGAAGGTTTCCATTAGGAGGGATTTAGACTTATGTTTGCCTAAGGTTGAAGATACTACAATTGAAATTCCTGATAACGTCTTGGATCACTTCTCTCcctcaagaaaaagaaaagagaaatcaACATTGTCGTCTTCTCAGCCTCGTAAAAAGATGAAGAAGGTTGAGAATTTCACTAAGAATACATGGAAAG AACCAAAGAAGGAAAATGAAGGATTAGTTCTTCAGAAACAAATGGTTAACAAGATTCTTAAAAGGAAGAAACCATATTTGACATTGAAGGAAAAAACAATGGAAGTTCAAACACAAGATTCCACTTTGCAATCTGAAAATCCTACTTTTCAGATTACAATTCAGCCATCACACTTGAATCGGAGTAAACCG GATATACCTGCGGGGTTTGCCAGGAAATACATAAAGAGGAACGATGGGGTTGCTGTGTTAAATGTTTTGGATGGGAAAACATGGACTGTTAACTACTGCAGGAAACAAATTTCTGGAGCAACAAGAACAAGGATTATGCATTCTGATTGGATAAAATTCGTACAAGGGAATCATTTAGGAGTTGGTGATACTTGTACATTTGAACTGATCGATCCTGACAAAAGTATATTCGGAGTTAACATTTCAAATCTCG GTAAGAGCAAGCAACCAATTGGAAAAGAAAGTGGTGCCAGGGATTCAG AGCCAAAGAAGGAAAATGAAGGATTAGTTCATCAGAAACAAATGGTTAAAAGGATGAAACCATATCTGACATTGAAGGAAAATGAAGGATTAGTTCAAACACAAGGCTTCACTTTACAATCTGAAAATCCTACTTTTCAGATTACAGTTCAGCCATCACACTTGAATCCTAATTGGAGTAGGCTG GATATACCTGCTGGCTTTGCCAGGGAATATATAAAGAGCAACAATGGGGTTGCTGTGCTCAATGTTTTGGATGGGAAAACATGGACCGTTAACTACTGCAGGAAACTAATTTCTGGAACAATAAGAATTATGCACTCTGATTGGAGAAAATTCGTACAAGGGAATCATTTACAAGTTGGTGATACTTGTACATTTGAACTGATTGATCCTGACAAAAGTATATTCGGAGTTAAAATTTCAAATCTCG GTAAGAGCAGGCAATCATTTTCAAATCCACGTGAAGCTGCCCAAAAGGTGAATCCAGTCTTCCAAGCGGTGATGACATCAAGCCATTTCAAAGGGGGCGCTAATGTT AATGTACCACGCCACTTTATCAACAACTTGGGTCGTGTAACACGAATTGGGCAGCTACAATTTGACAACAAATTATGGACTGTGACGCTGTTAATTTATCCACATCATGCCAAAAGTTCGTTTTCTTCTGGATGGCTTAGTTTTGCAAGGGAGAATTCGCTGAAAGTGGGAGATGTTTGCTCCTTTGAGCTGATTGACACTCAAAAATTGCTAATTAAGGTCTCTATCTCCAGGAATATTATACATGTCTAG